From a region of the Thermus caldilimi genome:
- a CDS encoding FAD-dependent oxidoreductase: MGKRMVVVGGVAGGASAAAKAKRENPDLEVVVYEKSGWVSYGACGLPYVLSGEIPRLEKLVARTPEEFHKQGIQIRTHHEVVDVDPELRTLTIFDHRERRTLQDRYDYLVLATGARPSLPPIPGTEQEGVYTLRSMEDGESLLKALEGAQRAAILGAGYIGLEVAEAFRKRSLEVTLLELKDRPLPHWDQEVGNLLKEELERHGVEVWTGVEVKALRGQGRVEAVETSEGVVPADLVLVATGIKPNTPLAQAMGVALGPTGAIATDERMHTNLEGVYAAGDVAESFHQVLKRPYWLPLGDVANKHGRTAGSVIAGKEARFSGVVGTAIFKAFGLAVATTGLSQEAALREGFQARKVFIQSRDGAHYYPGSQPLWVEMVYEEGTGRLLGGAVVAHGHGALRIDALAALLHQGGTVEDLLSLDLAYAPPYSPVWDPLLIAAQQVK, translated from the coding sequence ATGGGCAAGCGCATGGTGGTTGTGGGTGGCGTGGCGGGGGGGGCCTCTGCCGCCGCCAAGGCCAAGCGGGAAAACCCGGACCTCGAGGTGGTGGTCTACGAGAAATCGGGCTGGGTCTCCTATGGGGCCTGCGGCCTGCCCTACGTGCTTTCCGGGGAGATCCCCCGTCTGGAAAAGCTGGTGGCCCGGACCCCGGAGGAATTTCACAAGCAAGGCATCCAGATCCGCACCCACCACGAGGTGGTGGACGTGGACCCGGAGCTCAGGACCCTTACCATCTTTGACCACCGAGAGCGACGCACCCTCCAGGACCGGTACGACTACCTGGTCTTGGCCACGGGGGCCAGGCCGAGCCTTCCCCCCATCCCGGGCACGGAGCAGGAAGGGGTTTACACCTTAAGGAGCATGGAGGATGGGGAAAGCCTCCTCAAGGCCCTGGAAGGAGCCCAAAGGGCCGCCATCCTGGGGGCCGGGTACATCGGCCTCGAGGTGGCCGAGGCCTTCCGCAAACGGAGCCTGGAGGTGACCCTCCTGGAACTCAAGGACCGTCCCCTACCCCACTGGGACCAGGAGGTGGGGAACCTCCTTAAGGAGGAGCTGGAGCGGCACGGGGTGGAGGTCTGGACCGGGGTGGAGGTAAAGGCCCTAAGGGGCCAGGGCCGGGTGGAGGCGGTGGAGACCTCGGAAGGCGTGGTGCCTGCCGACCTGGTGCTGGTGGCCACGGGGATCAAGCCCAACACCCCTTTGGCCCAGGCCATGGGGGTAGCCCTAGGCCCCACAGGGGCCATCGCCACCGATGAGAGGATGCATACCAACCTGGAAGGAGTCTATGCCGCCGGGGATGTGGCGGAAAGCTTCCACCAGGTGCTGAAGCGCCCCTACTGGCTTCCCCTGGGGGACGTGGCCAACAAGCACGGCCGCACCGCCGGAAGCGTTATCGCTGGGAAGGAGGCCCGCTTCTCCGGAGTGGTGGGCACCGCCATCTTCAAGGCCTTCGGTCTGGCGGTGGCCACCACCGGGCTTTCCCAGGAAGCGGCCTTAAGGGAGGGCTTCCAGGCCAGGAAGGTCTTCATCCAAAGCCGGGACGGGGCCCACTACTACCCGGGAAGCCAGCCCCTCTGGGTGGAGATGGTCTACGAGGAAGGGACGGGAAGGCTCCTGGGCGGAGCGGTGGTGGCCCATGGGCACGGGGCCTTGCGCATTGACGCCCTGGCCGCCCTCCTGCACCAGGGGGGCACGGTGGAGGACCTCCTGAGCCTGGATCTGGCCTACGCCCCACCCTACAGCCCCGTCTGGGACCCCCTCCTCATCGCCGCCCAGCAGGTGAAGTGA
- a CDS encoding ABC transporter ATP-binding protein, with product MLRAENLAKRYRQGDREVVALEGFTYAFPPGATAVVGPSGSGKTTLLNLLAGFDLPTEGGVYMEETPLHRLSEDARAEVRLRHMGFVFQQWNLIPTLTAWENVAFPLLLAGLPPKARKERALGLLERVGLLARAHHLPSRLSGGEQQRVALARALALNPPVLFADEPTGNLDAESREQVASLLFEAGRERTLILVTHDLELASRAERILYLKGGRLVRQEIPKASR from the coding sequence ATGCTGAGAGCGGAAAACCTTGCCAAGCGCTACCGCCAAGGGGATAGGGAAGTGGTGGCCCTCGAGGGGTTCACCTACGCCTTTCCCCCCGGGGCCACCGCGGTGGTGGGTCCCTCGGGCAGCGGCAAAACCACCCTGCTAAACCTCCTGGCGGGCTTTGACCTGCCCACGGAGGGCGGGGTCTACATGGAGGAAACCCCTCTCCACCGCCTCTCCGAAGACGCGCGGGCGGAGGTGCGCCTCAGGCACATGGGCTTCGTCTTCCAGCAGTGGAACCTGATCCCCACCCTTACCGCCTGGGAAAACGTGGCCTTCCCCCTCCTCCTGGCAGGCCTTCCCCCCAAAGCCCGCAAGGAAAGGGCCTTGGGGCTCCTGGAACGGGTAGGGCTTCTGGCAAGGGCCCACCACCTGCCCAGCCGCCTTTCCGGCGGGGAACAACAACGGGTGGCCCTGGCCCGGGCCCTGGCCCTAAACCCGCCCGTACTCTTCGCCGACGAGCCCACGGGCAACCTGGACGCGGAGTCCCGGGAGCAGGTGGCCTCCCTCCTCTTTGAGGCGGGACGGGAGCGGACCTTAATCCTCGTCACCCACGACCTGGAGTTGGCCAGCCGGGCGGAGCGGATCCTGTACCTCAAAGGCGGCCGGTTGGTGCGGCAGGAGATACCTAAGGCCTCGCGGTAG
- a CDS encoding ABC transporter permease: protein MEIFHLVLRNLLARPVRSLLTFLGVLIATSSMVLFLSFGEGLRRSLFQELSRVGPAIQVVPEGTEGLGFGAYPEITPAQLQALEEAGRALGVRALVPTLFLSRGGFDPQTSFFFQGLPQGVGPDLLYPGVKAKEGRLVPTPKGAVVGGKVAKRSQLALGNPLRLSPKVTLEVEGVLEESGGLADNLIFVPLSALQAVLGTENYSAVLVALNPGQKAEEVARELEKAVPGLKAQTTGDVMRFAERALRISDLVRFGISLVALIVGGLLVANTVMMSVYERTREFGVMRALGAKRGFIFRLVVLEALLLALLGGLGGLALGGAVSYAINLYTLDQVGLALSAVTPRLALFSLLVALSLGLFAGLLPAHHASRIPVVEALGRV from the coding sequence GTGGAGATCTTCCACCTGGTCCTACGCAACCTCTTAGCCCGCCCGGTGCGGAGCCTCCTCACCTTCCTTGGAGTCCTCATCGCCACCAGCAGCATGGTTCTCTTCCTCTCCTTCGGGGAGGGTTTAAGGCGCTCTTTATTCCAAGAGCTTTCCCGGGTGGGCCCTGCCATCCAGGTGGTACCTGAGGGCACGGAGGGCCTGGGTTTCGGGGCCTACCCGGAGATCACCCCTGCGCAGCTCCAAGCCCTGGAGGAAGCGGGCCGGGCCTTAGGGGTAAGGGCCTTGGTGCCCACCCTCTTCCTAAGCCGGGGCGGGTTTGACCCCCAGACCTCCTTCTTCTTCCAGGGCCTGCCCCAAGGGGTGGGGCCGGACCTCCTCTACCCTGGGGTGAAGGCCAAGGAAGGCCGCCTGGTACCCACCCCAAAGGGGGCGGTGGTGGGCGGGAAGGTGGCCAAGCGGAGCCAGCTGGCCTTGGGTAACCCCCTGCGCCTCTCCCCCAAGGTCACCCTCGAGGTGGAAGGCGTCCTGGAGGAAAGCGGGGGGCTGGCGGACAACCTGATCTTCGTGCCGCTCTCCGCCCTGCAGGCGGTGCTGGGTACGGAGAACTACAGCGCCGTCCTGGTGGCCCTCAACCCCGGCCAAAAGGCCGAGGAGGTAGCCAGGGAACTGGAAAAGGCGGTCCCCGGTCTCAAGGCCCAGACCACGGGGGACGTGATGCGCTTTGCGGAAAGGGCCTTGCGCATCAGCGACCTGGTGCGCTTCGGCATCAGCCTGGTGGCCCTCATCGTGGGGGGGCTTCTGGTGGCCAACACGGTGATGATGTCCGTGTACGAGCGCACGCGGGAGTTCGGGGTGATGCGGGCCCTTGGGGCCAAGCGGGGCTTCATCTTCCGGCTGGTGGTCCTCGAGGCCCTCTTGCTGGCCCTCCTGGGCGGCCTGGGAGGCCTGGCCCTGGGCGGGGCGGTGTCCTACGCCATCAACCTCTACACCCTGGACCAGGTGGGCCTGGCCCTCTCTGCGGTCACCCCTAGGCTTGCCCTGTTCTCCCTCTTGGTGGCCCTGAGCCTAGGGCTTTTCGCCGGCCTCCTTCCCGCCCACCACGCCAGCCGTATCCCGGTGGTGGAAGCCCTGGGGCGGGTGTAG
- a CDS encoding NIPSNAP family protein has translation MTVQMRRYRLKEGAREAFQKVFLEAIVPLRRITGFEVLGAYWLSDRDFLWFVGHENFAEAEKAYYEHPERKKVDPRVFIEEIETRFVERLL, from the coding sequence ATGACCGTCCAGATGCGCCGTTACCGGCTTAAGGAAGGTGCAAGGGAAGCCTTTCAAAAGGTGTTCCTAGAGGCTATCGTCCCTTTGCGCCGCATCACGGGCTTTGAGGTGCTCGGGGCCTACTGGCTCTCGGACCGGGATTTCCTCTGGTTCGTGGGGCACGAGAACTTCGCCGAAGCGGAGAAGGCCTACTACGAGCACCCGGAAAGGAAGAAGGTGGACCCTAGGGTATTCATCGAAGAGATCGAAACCCGCTTCGTGGAACGGCTCCTCTAG
- the alaS gene encoding alanine--tRNA ligase, translating to MRTAEIREKYLSFFEGKGHLRLPSFSLIPENDPSLLFTSAGMAPLKPYFLGARPIFGGKEWRRITTCQKCLRVGDIENVGRTGRHNTFFEMLGNFSFGDYFKKEAILWAWEFLTDPKWLGLDPERLWVTVYEDDDEAYAIWRDLVGVPEERIGRFGEDENYWPGGAITHGPNGPSGPCSEIFYDRGPAFGTPDETGPNTGSGDRFVEIWNLVFTQYDRQGPIPGPGILKPLPQKNIDTGMGLYRVAAILQDAEDFYRTDTFYPIIERVALYSGRPYEGKASVSHRVIADHIRAVVAALSDGVTFSNTGRGYVIRRLLRRALRHGYLLGLQEPFLHRLAPVVAELLGDFYPEMRENLPAVERQIRLEEERFLETLEGGLRRLDALLSDLRPGEVLPGQEAFRLYDTYGFPLDLTVEIAAERGFGVDTEGFQRAMEEQQERSRAAMAFEREIFKKSAQVLEELYAERGATEFLGYGTLEAEGTVLALLAGDQSLEEAGPGTEVQVVLDRTPFYAEGGGQIGDFGHLEWPSGRARVETTLKTEKGIFLHRAKVEEGSLRVGERVRAVVDPARRDTERHHTATHLLHAALRAVLGPHVRQAGSLVAPDRLRFDFTHPEALTPEELERIELLVNRWILADFPVTWRYLPLEEAKREGAMALFGEKYGEVVRVVRVEGSPLPGVESKELCGGTHVRRTGEIGAFLIQKEEAVSAGVRRIEAVAGEWAVRFARGALNRIRALAERLSVGEANLEERLERLLQELRAKEKEVESLKARLVQAELKREVALSEKGGLRYGVLELSGVDMAALRQATDDLVQRGADVALVLSGGQAVLKLSPKAQERGLEAGTLFRALTERAGGRGGGKGALAQGAGLSPEKARAALPDLLP from the coding sequence ATGCGTACGGCGGAGATTCGGGAGAAGTACCTATCTTTTTTTGAGGGCAAAGGGCACCTGCGCCTGCCCTCCTTCAGCCTTATCCCCGAGAACGACCCTTCCCTCCTCTTCACCTCAGCGGGCATGGCCCCCCTAAAGCCCTACTTCCTGGGGGCTAGGCCCATCTTCGGGGGCAAGGAGTGGCGAAGGATCACCACCTGCCAGAAGTGCCTTAGGGTGGGGGATATCGAGAACGTGGGCCGCACGGGGCGGCACAACACCTTCTTTGAGATGCTGGGCAACTTCTCCTTCGGGGACTACTTCAAGAAGGAGGCCATCCTCTGGGCCTGGGAGTTCCTCACCGACCCCAAGTGGCTGGGCTTGGACCCGGAGAGGCTCTGGGTCACGGTCTACGAGGACGACGACGAGGCCTATGCCATCTGGCGGGACCTGGTGGGGGTGCCGGAGGAGCGGATCGGCCGCTTCGGGGAGGACGAGAACTACTGGCCGGGCGGGGCCATCACCCACGGGCCCAACGGGCCCTCGGGCCCTTGCTCGGAGATCTTCTACGACCGGGGGCCCGCCTTCGGCACCCCGGACGAGACCGGGCCCAACACGGGAAGCGGGGACCGGTTCGTGGAGATCTGGAACCTGGTCTTCACCCAGTACGACCGCCAGGGGCCCATCCCCGGTCCCGGCATCCTCAAGCCCCTGCCCCAGAAGAACATCGACACCGGCATGGGGCTTTACCGGGTGGCAGCCATCCTGCAGGATGCGGAGGACTTCTACCGCACGGACACCTTCTACCCGATTATCGAAAGGGTGGCCCTCTATAGCGGTAGGCCCTACGAAGGCAAAGCCTCGGTGAGCCACCGGGTGATCGCCGACCACATCCGGGCGGTGGTGGCGGCCCTTTCCGATGGGGTTACCTTCTCCAACACCGGCCGGGGGTACGTGATCCGCAGGTTGCTTCGCCGGGCTCTCCGCCACGGCTACCTTTTGGGCCTTCAGGAACCCTTCCTCCACCGCCTGGCCCCGGTGGTGGCGGAGCTTCTTGGGGACTTTTACCCGGAGATGCGGGAGAACCTCCCTGCGGTGGAGAGGCAGATCCGCCTCGAGGAGGAGCGCTTTCTGGAGACCCTGGAGGGGGGGCTTAGGCGGCTTGATGCCCTGCTTTCGGACCTTAGGCCCGGGGAGGTGCTTCCGGGGCAGGAGGCCTTCCGCCTCTACGACACCTACGGTTTCCCCCTGGACCTCACGGTGGAGATCGCCGCGGAAAGGGGCTTTGGGGTGGACACCGAGGGCTTCCAAAGGGCCATGGAGGAGCAACAGGAGCGTTCCCGGGCGGCCATGGCCTTTGAGCGGGAGATCTTCAAGAAGAGCGCCCAGGTCCTGGAGGAGCTCTATGCCGAAAGGGGGGCCACGGAGTTCTTGGGCTACGGGACCCTGGAGGCGGAGGGCACCGTCTTGGCCCTTCTGGCGGGGGACCAAAGCCTGGAGGAGGCAGGCCCTGGGACCGAGGTCCAGGTGGTCTTGGACCGGACCCCCTTCTATGCGGAAGGAGGGGGGCAGATCGGGGACTTCGGCCACCTGGAGTGGCCCTCGGGCCGGGCCAGGGTGGAGACCACCCTCAAGACGGAAAAGGGGATCTTCCTGCACCGGGCTAAGGTGGAGGAGGGCAGCTTGCGGGTAGGGGAAAGGGTGCGGGCGGTGGTGGACCCCGCCCGGCGGGACACGGAGCGCCACCACACCGCCACCCACCTCCTGCACGCCGCTTTAAGGGCGGTCTTGGGCCCCCACGTGCGCCAGGCGGGGAGCCTGGTGGCCCCGGACCGCCTGCGCTTCGACTTCACCCACCCCGAGGCCCTCACCCCGGAGGAGCTGGAGCGGATCGAGCTTTTGGTGAACCGCTGGATCCTGGCCGATTTCCCCGTCACCTGGCGCTACCTGCCCCTGGAGGAGGCCAAGCGGGAAGGGGCCATGGCCCTCTTCGGGGAGAAGTACGGGGAGGTGGTGCGGGTGGTGCGGGTGGAGGGAAGCCCCCTGCCTGGGGTGGAGTCCAAGGAGCTTTGCGGGGGTACCCACGTGCGGCGCACGGGAGAGATCGGGGCCTTCCTCATTCAGAAGGAGGAAGCGGTTTCGGCTGGGGTGCGTCGGATTGAGGCGGTGGCCGGGGAGTGGGCCGTGCGCTTCGCCCGCGGGGCTTTGAACCGCATAAGGGCTTTGGCCGAGAGGCTTTCCGTGGGCGAGGCCAACCTGGAGGAGCGGTTGGAGAGGCTCTTGCAGGAGCTCAGGGCCAAGGAGAAGGAGGTGGAAAGCCTCAAGGCCCGCCTGGTGCAGGCGGAGCTTAAGAGGGAGGTCGCCCTCTCGGAGAAGGGGGGCTTGCGCTACGGGGTGCTGGAGCTTTCCGGGGTGGATATGGCCGCCTTGCGCCAGGCGACGGACGACCTGGTGCAGCGGGGAGCGGATGTGGCCCTGGTCCTGAGCGGGGGACAGGCGGTGCTGAAGCTTTCCCCAAAAGCCCAGGAAAGGGGCCTCGAGGCGGGAACCCTCTTCCGGGCCCTCACCGAGCGGGCGGGAGGCCGGGGGGGCGGAAAGGGAGCCCTGGCCCAGGGGGCGGGGCTTTCCCCAGAAAAGGCCCGGGCGGCCCTTCCCGACCTCCTCCCTTGA
- the ruvX gene encoding Holliday junction resolvase RuvX, protein MRLGALDVGEARIGLAVGEEGSPFAFGRGYLVRKSLEEDVAALLDFVRREGLGKLLVGLPLRTDLKESAQAQRVLPLVEALRAKGVEVELLDERYTTQAAARRLKHAPKRVRREKGRLDEMSAVILLEGYLAGRL, encoded by the coding sequence ATGCGTCTGGGCGCGCTTGACGTGGGAGAGGCCAGGATCGGCCTGGCGGTGGGGGAGGAGGGAAGCCCCTTCGCTTTCGGCCGGGGTTATCTGGTGCGGAAGAGCCTAGAGGAGGACGTGGCCGCCCTCCTGGACTTCGTGCGCCGGGAGGGGTTAGGGAAGCTTCTGGTGGGCCTTCCCTTGCGCACCGACCTCAAGGAAAGCGCCCAGGCCCAGAGGGTCCTGCCCCTGGTGGAGGCGCTTAGGGCCAAGGGAGTGGAGGTGGAGCTCCTAGACGAGCGCTACACCACCCAGGCGGCGGCCCGGCGCCTGAAACACGCCCCCAAACGGGTCCGCCGGGAGAAGGGCCGGCTGGACGAAATGAGCGCGGTGATCCTGTTGGAGGGCTACCTTGCGGGAAGGCTCTAG
- the mltG gene encoding endolytic transglycosylase MltG, producing the protein MREGSRRWLWRGVVALFVTFALLLFYALWLLGPTGKEATVRIPRGATGQEVARILEEAGLLRSGYLFSAYLRFSGRAKRLVPGVYRLKGDGAFRLARALTGGEKPLTVTLTFPEGERAVDYAKRLSQAGLDGEGFLRIVQEPGALRPPYVEGRSLEGYLFPATYTFDLLVAPEEVVRALLGRFEAELTPPVRRLLEERGLSVHAWVTLASIVQAEAGSQKEMPYIAGVFLNRLERGMPLQADPTVAYALGKRLPELSRKAGDFGVDSPYNTYRYGGLPPGPIGNPGRAALFAVLHPVRTDPKGRPYLYFFHAKGQLFLNTSFEAHLEDLRLHRYSSP; encoded by the coding sequence TTGCGGGAAGGCTCTAGGCGCTGGCTCTGGCGGGGGGTGGTGGCCCTTTTCGTCACCTTCGCCCTTCTGCTCTTCTACGCCCTCTGGCTTTTGGGCCCCACGGGGAAGGAGGCCACGGTGCGCATTCCCCGGGGGGCCACGGGTCAGGAGGTAGCCAGGATCCTGGAGGAGGCCGGGCTTTTGCGCTCTGGTTACCTCTTTTCCGCCTATCTGCGTTTCTCCGGCAGGGCCAAGAGGCTGGTTCCTGGGGTCTATCGCCTAAAGGGGGACGGGGCCTTCCGCCTGGCTAGGGCCCTTACCGGAGGAGAGAAGCCCCTCACGGTCACCCTCACCTTCCCCGAAGGGGAAAGGGCGGTGGACTACGCCAAAAGGCTTTCCCAGGCGGGCCTGGATGGGGAGGGTTTTTTAAGGATTGTCCAGGAGCCTGGTGCCCTGCGCCCCCCGTACGTGGAGGGCAGGTCCCTGGAGGGCTACCTCTTCCCCGCCACCTACACCTTTGACCTCCTGGTTGCCCCCGAGGAGGTGGTGCGGGCCCTCCTGGGCCGCTTTGAGGCCGAGCTCACCCCCCCGGTGAGGCGCCTTTTGGAGGAGCGGGGGCTTTCCGTCCACGCCTGGGTGACCCTGGCCTCCATCGTCCAGGCGGAGGCAGGAAGCCAGAAGGAGATGCCCTACATCGCCGGGGTTTTCCTGAACCGCCTGGAAAGGGGCATGCCCCTCCAGGCCGACCCCACGGTGGCCTACGCCTTGGGCAAGCGCCTGCCTGAGCTTTCCCGCAAGGCGGGGGACTTCGGGGTAGACTCCCCCTACAACACCTACCGCTACGGGGGACTCCCCCCAGGCCCCATCGGCAACCCTGGGCGGGCGGCCCTTTTCGCTGTGCTTCATCCCGTGCGCACCGACCCCAAGGGACGCCCCTACCTTTACTTTTTCCACGCCAAGGGGCAGCTTTTTCTCAACACCTCTTTCGAGGCCCACCTCGAGGACCTCCGCCTGCACCGCTATTCCTCCCCGTGA
- a CDS encoding carbohydrate ABC transporter permease: MQRLPLFLFSLPALLTLGVFILYPFLDVIRFSTWDWSGLSEPKPVGLKNYRDLFQDPAFWGSLWVTLKFMLLALPLFVGLSIALAVALEEAPYERFAKSLLFLPGLVTLGGATLSWYTLFTPEYGALAQFLPIPPWDREGFWALVMVVLFTLWRHLGYGVLVASARLKAIPKSLLEAAYVDGAGPLEAFRYVVLPLMRPAVAFLVVVGTILSLQSYSAVFLLTRGGPYGATRVLGYYLYESGFENFRLGYAAAITVVILLLTLLFAYAQLRLLRHGEE, translated from the coding sequence GTGCAGCGCCTTCCCCTTTTCCTCTTCTCCCTTCCCGCCCTCCTCACCCTGGGGGTCTTCATCCTCTACCCCTTTTTGGATGTGATTCGCTTTTCCACCTGGGATTGGTCGGGACTTTCCGAACCCAAGCCGGTGGGGCTCAAAAACTACCGGGATCTTTTCCAAGATCCCGCCTTCTGGGGAAGCCTCTGGGTGACCTTGAAGTTCATGCTCCTGGCCCTGCCCCTTTTCGTGGGGCTTTCCATCGCCCTGGCGGTGGCCCTGGAAGAGGCACCCTACGAGCGCTTTGCCAAAAGCCTTCTCTTCTTGCCCGGGCTCGTCACCCTGGGGGGGGCCACCCTGAGCTGGTACACCCTCTTCACCCCCGAGTACGGGGCCCTGGCCCAGTTCCTGCCCATCCCCCCCTGGGACCGGGAGGGGTTTTGGGCTTTGGTCATGGTGGTCCTCTTCACCCTGTGGCGGCACCTGGGGTATGGGGTCCTGGTGGCCTCGGCCCGGCTTAAGGCCATCCCCAAGTCCCTTCTGGAGGCCGCCTATGTGGACGGGGCAGGCCCCTTGGAAGCCTTCCGCTACGTAGTCCTTCCCCTCATGCGCCCGGCGGTGGCGTTTTTGGTGGTGGTGGGCACCATTCTCTCCCTGCAGTCCTACTCTGCCGTCTTCCTCCTCACCCGGGGCGGGCCCTATGGGGCCACCCGGGTCCTGGGCTACTACCTTTACGAGTCGGGGTTCGAAAACTTCCGGCTGGGATACGCCGCCGCCATCACCGTGGTCATCCTCCTCCTCACCCTCCTCTTCGCCTACGCCCAGCTCAGGCTTTTGCGTCACGGGGAGGAATAG